Proteins from a genomic interval of bacterium:
- a CDS encoding DUF1669 domain-containing protein, with protein MRRLRISGLLLLVASIACQTRDKTVEGTVEAHFSRQEGIEWAIEREIDNASKSIDIAVYTFTSRPLAQALVDAKNRGVEIKLILDPSHSSTDYSKAAYLVNNGIDVHVKRGNGLMHHKFALIDDSIIINGSFNWTASAEASNDENILILKGFPSTYLTYKNEFNRLWQESELWEAAPEVLVLSATNLRQLRKNAGTEVTVKGKVVRVGHSEKSDTYFLDFSKERDGFTVVVFSSVAVKFEGLQLNVEELEGDSVEISGELTDDPEYGLEIILDEPSQIKIISSDTDK; from the coding sequence ATGCGACGATTGCGAATTTCGGGGTTATTGTTACTCGTCGCATCCATTGCCTGCCAGACAAGAGATAAAACCGTTGAAGGGACTGTAGAAGCTCACTTCTCACGACAGGAAGGAATCGAATGGGCAATAGAACGGGAGATTGACAATGCGAGTAAGTCCATAGACATAGCGGTTTACACATTCACCTCAAGACCGTTGGCTCAGGCGCTCGTGGATGCCAAGAATAGGGGAGTAGAGATAAAGCTGATACTTGATCCGTCCCACTCATCGACCGACTACAGCAAAGCCGCATACCTTGTCAATAACGGCATAGATGTGCATGTTAAGCGCGGAAATGGACTTATGCACCATAAGTTCGCGCTTATTGACGACTCGATAATCATCAACGGCTCTTTTAACTGGACTGCCTCTGCTGAGGCGTCCAACGATGAAAACATCCTTATTCTTAAAGGATTTCCATCCACATATCTCACATATAAAAATGAATTTAATAGACTCTGGCAGGAAAGCGAACTATGGGAAGCTGCGCCTGAAGTGCTTGTGCTTTCTGCAACAAATCTGAGGCAGTTAAGAAAGAATGCAGGAACAGAAGTTACTGTAAAAGGGAAGGTTGTACGAGTGGGGCATTCCGAAAAGAGCGACACCTACTTTCTCGATTTTTCCAAAGAAAGGGATGGTTTCACCGTCGTCGTCTTCTCATCCGTTGCTGTAAAGTTCGAAGGACTGCAACTTAATGTCGAAGAGCTGGAAGGCGATTCCGTCGAAATCTCAGGCGAGCTTACAGACGATCCGGAATACGGTCTCGAGATAATCCTGGATGAACCTTCGCAGATCAAGATCATCTCAAGCGACACAGACAAATAA